In the Klebsiella aerogenes KCTC 2190 genome, one interval contains:
- a CDS encoding ATP-dependent DNA helicase, producing the protein MIDDFAADGQLAMAIPGFKPREPQRQMAIAVSEAIDASRPLVVEAGTGTGKTYAYLAPALRAKKKVIISTGSKALQDQLYSRDLPTVAKALKFTGKLALLKGRSNYLCLERLEQQALAGGDLPVQTLSDVILLRSWSNQTQDGDISTCASVAEDSQAWPLVTSTNDNCLGSDCPLYKDCFVVKARKKAMDADVVVVNHHLFLADMVVKESGFAELIPEAEVMIFDEAHQLPDIASQYFGQSLSSRQLLDLAKDITIAYRTELKDTQQLQKCADRLAQSAQDFRLQLGDPGYRGNLRELLADSHIQRALLLLDDALELCYDVAKLSLGRSALLDAAFERATLYRGRLKRLKEINQPGYSYWYECTSRHFTLALTPLTVAEKFKEVMAQKSGSWIFTSATLSVNDDLHHFTARLGIDDAQTLLLPSPFDYQHQALLCVPRNLPLPNQPGAARHLAAMLKPLIEANDGRCFMLCTSHAMMRDLAEQFRATMTLPVLLQGETSKGQLLQQFVSAGNALLVATSSFWEGVDVRGDALSLVIIDKLPFTSPDDPLLKARMEDCRLRGGDPFDEVQLPDAVITLKQGVGRLIRDIDDRGVLVICDNRLVMRPYGAVFLASLPPAPRTRDIRRAVRFLAVPPAR; encoded by the coding sequence GTGATCGACGATTTTGCAGCAGACGGCCAGCTGGCCATGGCGATACCGGGATTTAAGCCGCGCGAACCGCAGCGCCAGATGGCGATCGCGGTGAGTGAAGCCATTGACGCCTCCCGGCCGCTGGTGGTGGAAGCAGGGACCGGCACCGGTAAAACCTACGCCTATCTGGCGCCCGCGCTGCGCGCGAAGAAAAAGGTGATCATCTCCACGGGTTCGAAAGCGCTGCAGGATCAGCTCTATAGCCGCGATCTGCCGACCGTCGCCAAAGCACTTAAATTCACCGGTAAACTGGCGCTATTAAAGGGGCGCTCAAACTACCTGTGCCTTGAACGCCTTGAGCAGCAGGCGCTGGCGGGCGGCGATCTGCCGGTACAAACGTTAAGTGACGTAATTCTTCTGCGCTCCTGGTCTAATCAGACGCAGGATGGCGATATCAGCACCTGCGCCAGCGTCGCCGAAGATTCTCAGGCCTGGCCGCTGGTGACCAGCACTAACGATAACTGTCTCGGCAGCGACTGCCCGTTATATAAAGATTGCTTTGTGGTGAAAGCGCGTAAGAAGGCGATGGATGCTGATGTGGTGGTGGTCAACCATCACCTGTTCCTTGCCGATATGGTGGTGAAAGAGAGCGGCTTTGCCGAACTGATCCCCGAAGCGGAAGTGATGATCTTCGATGAAGCCCATCAGCTGCCGGATATCGCCAGCCAGTATTTTGGCCAGTCGCTCTCCAGCCGCCAGCTACTGGATTTGGCCAAAGACATCACCATTGCCTACCGTACTGAACTGAAAGATACCCAACAGTTGCAAAAATGCGCCGATCGTCTGGCGCAAAGCGCGCAGGATTTCCGTCTGCAGTTGGGCGATCCGGGCTATCGCGGCAATCTGCGCGAACTGCTGGCGGATAGCCACATTCAGCGCGCGCTGCTGCTGCTCGATGACGCGCTTGAACTGTGTTATGACGTCGCCAAACTCTCCCTTGGCCGCTCGGCGCTGCTCGACGCCGCCTTTGAGCGCGCGACGCTCTACCGCGGGCGCCTGAAGCGGCTTAAAGAGATTAATCAGCCGGGCTATAGCTACTGGTATGAATGCACGTCACGGCATTTTACCCTCGCCCTGACGCCGTTGACCGTCGCGGAGAAGTTTAAAGAGGTGATGGCGCAAAAGTCGGGGAGCTGGATCTTTACCTCGGCGACGCTGTCGGTGAATGACGATCTCCACCACTTTACCGCCCGCCTCGGCATCGATGACGCGCAGACGCTGTTGCTGCCAAGCCCGTTTGATTATCAACATCAGGCGCTGCTCTGCGTACCGCGCAATTTACCGCTGCCGAACCAGCCCGGCGCGGCGCGCCATCTGGCGGCAATGCTGAAACCGCTGATCGAAGCTAACGACGGCCGCTGCTTTATGCTATGTACCTCGCACGCCATGATGCGCGACCTGGCGGAGCAGTTCCGCGCTACCATGACGCTGCCGGTACTGCTGCAAGGGGAGACCAGTAAAGGTCAACTGCTGCAGCAGTTTGTTAGTGCCGGCAATGCGCTATTAGTGGCGACCAGTAGCTTCTGGGAAGGGGTCGACGTGCGCGGCGACGCGCTGTCGCTGGTGATTATCGATAAGCTGCCCTTTACCTCACCGGACGATCCGCTGCTCAAAGCGCGAATGGAAGACTGTCGACTGCGCGGCGGCGACCCGTTCGATGAAGTGCAGTTGCCGGATGCCGTCATTACCCTCAAACAGGGCGTCGGGCGCCTGATCCGCGATATTGACGATCGCGGCGTTCTGGTTATCTGTGACAACCGGCTGGTGATGCGTCCTTACGGCGCCGTGTTCCTGGCCAGCCTGCCACCCGCGCCGCGTACCCGCGATATCCGCCGGGCAGTGCGCTTTCTCGCTGTACCGCCGGCAAGGTAA
- the pabB gene encoding aminodeoxychorismate synthase component 1, with protein sequence MLSPAIITLPWHPDAAERYFAPLSATPWAMLLHSGFADHPYSRFDIIVAEPRATLVTRGEQTCVCDGEGKYVSQDDPLQLLQQQLDRCQLTPQADDNLPFLGGALGLFGYDLGRRFERLPTQAQADIAMPEMAVGIYDWALIVDHQRQQVSLLSYDDPQRRLQWLESQTRQPAEPFSLTSCWQSNMSRQQYGEKFRQVQAYLRSGDCYQVNLAQRFKARYRGDEWQAFRKLNAANRAPFSAFIRLPEGAILSLSPERFIQLHQGDIQTRPIKGTLPRLDSPQEDARQAATLAHSPKDRAENLMIVDLMRNDIGRVAVPGSVRVPELFVVEPFPAVHHLVSTITARLPATLDASDLLRAAFPGGSITGAPKVRAMEIIDELEPQRRNAWCGSIGYLSLCGNMDTSITIRTITAWQGQLYCSAGGGIVADSEEAAEYQETFDKVNRILHQLES encoded by the coding sequence ATGTTGTCCCCCGCTATTATCACCCTGCCCTGGCACCCGGATGCCGCCGAACGCTATTTCGCGCCGTTAAGCGCCACGCCGTGGGCGATGCTGCTGCACTCCGGCTTCGCCGACCATCCGTATAGCCGTTTCGATATTATCGTCGCCGAACCGCGCGCGACGTTGGTTACCCGCGGCGAGCAAACCTGTGTCTGCGACGGTGAAGGCAAATATGTCTCGCAGGACGATCCGCTGCAGCTGCTGCAACAGCAGTTGGATCGCTGTCAGTTAACCCCGCAGGCCGATGATAACCTGCCGTTTCTCGGCGGCGCGCTGGGGCTATTCGGCTACGATCTTGGCCGCCGCTTTGAACGTCTTCCGACGCAAGCGCAGGCTGATATTGCCATGCCGGAGATGGCGGTAGGCATTTATGACTGGGCGCTGATCGTCGATCATCAACGCCAGCAGGTGTCGCTGCTGAGCTATGACGATCCGCAACGGCGCCTGCAGTGGCTGGAATCGCAAACACGCCAGCCGGCTGAACCTTTCTCCCTGACCTCCTGCTGGCAATCGAATATGAGCCGCCAGCAGTACGGCGAAAAATTCCGCCAGGTACAGGCGTACCTGCGCAGCGGCGACTGTTATCAGGTCAACCTGGCGCAGCGTTTTAAGGCCCGCTACCGCGGCGATGAATGGCAGGCATTTCGTAAGCTTAATGCCGCCAACCGCGCGCCGTTCAGCGCCTTCATTCGCCTGCCGGAAGGGGCGATTTTAAGCCTGTCTCCGGAGCGTTTTATTCAACTGCACCAGGGTGACATCCAGACGCGCCCCATCAAAGGCACGCTGCCGCGACTCGATTCTCCGCAGGAAGACGCACGCCAGGCGGCAACGCTTGCCCACTCGCCGAAAGACCGCGCCGAAAATTTAATGATTGTCGATCTGATGCGCAATGATATCGGCCGCGTCGCCGTGCCGGGCAGCGTTCGCGTACCGGAACTGTTTGTGGTCGAACCGTTCCCGGCGGTACATCACCTGGTGAGCACCATCACCGCACGATTGCCTGCTACGCTTGATGCCAGCGATCTGCTGCGCGCGGCCTTCCCTGGCGGCTCCATTACCGGAGCGCCGAAAGTTCGCGCCATGGAGATTATCGATGAACTGGAACCGCAGCGACGCAACGCATGGTGCGGCAGCATTGGTTATCTCAGCCTGTGCGGCAATATGGATACCAGCATTACTATTCGTACGATCACCGCCTGGCAGGGCCAACTGTACTGCTCAGCGGGCGGCGGTATCGTGGCGGACAGCGAAGAAGCCGCGGAATATCAGGAAACTTTTGATAAAGTTAACCGTATCCTGCATCAACTGGAGAGCTAG
- a CDS encoding CoA pyrophosphatase has product MAANALDLDDFLSRFQLLRPQPSPQSLNQRQAAVLVPIVRRPQPGLLLTQRSPLLRKHAGQVAFPGGAVDNTDATLIAAALREAQEEVAIPPEAVEVIGVLPPVDSVTGFQVTPVVGIIPPDLHYHASQDEVSAVFEMPLEEALRLGRYHPLDIHRRGNSHRVWLSWYQHYFVWGMTAGIIRELALQIGTRP; this is encoded by the coding sequence ATGGCGGCTAACGCCCTCGATCTGGACGACTTTCTATCCCGTTTTCAACTGCTGCGCCCGCAGCCCTCGCCGCAGTCGCTAAACCAGCGCCAGGCGGCGGTACTGGTGCCGATTGTCCGTCGGCCGCAGCCGGGACTGTTGCTGACCCAGCGTTCGCCGCTGCTGCGCAAGCACGCGGGCCAGGTCGCCTTCCCCGGCGGCGCAGTAGATAACACCGACGCTACATTGATTGCCGCCGCGCTGCGCGAGGCGCAGGAAGAAGTGGCGATCCCGCCGGAAGCCGTTGAAGTGATCGGCGTGCTGCCGCCTGTCGACAGCGTCACCGGCTTTCAGGTAACGCCGGTTGTTGGCATAATCCCCCCGGACCTGCACTATCATGCCAGTCAGGACGAGGTGTCTGCGGTGTTTGAAATGCCGCTGGAAGAGGCGTTGCGCCTGGGTCGTTACCACCCGCTGGACATCCATCGGCGCGGTAATTCACATCGCGTCTGGCTATCGTGGTACCAACATTATTTTGTCTGGGGAATGACCGCCGGCATTATTCGCGAGCTGGCGCTGCAAATCGGCACTCGCCCTTAG
- a CDS encoding RidA family protein produces MTITRIDAEARWSDVVIHNQTIYYTGVPENLDADAFEQTANTLAQIDAVLEKQGSNKSRILDATIFLANKDDFAAMNKAWDAWVVAGHAPVRCTVQATLMKPQYKVEIKIIAAA; encoded by the coding sequence ATGACAATTACGCGTATTGATGCCGAAGCCCGCTGGTCTGATGTGGTGATTCACAACCAGACCATCTACTACACCGGGGTGCCGGAAAATCTCGACGCCGACGCGTTTGAGCAGACTGCCAACACCCTGGCGCAAATTGACGCGGTGCTGGAAAAACAGGGCAGCAATAAGTCACGTATTCTTGATGCCACCATTTTCCTCGCCAATAAAGATGATTTTGCGGCGATGAATAAAGCCTGGGACGCCTGGGTAGTCGCCGGTCACGCGCCGGTGCGCTGCACCGTACAGGCGACCCTGATGAAGCCGCAGTATAAAGTTGAGATTAAAATCATCGCCGCGGCGTAA
- the tsaB gene encoding tRNA (adenosine(37)-N6)-threonylcarbamoyltransferase complex dimerization subunit type 1 TsaB, with protein sequence MRILAIDTATEACSAALWNDGAQSAHFEICPREHTQRILPLVQEVLTESGTTLNELDALAFGRGPGSFTGVRIGIGIAQGLALGAELPMIGVSTLATMAQGAWRKTGATRVLAAIDARMGEVYWAEYQRDEDGVWHGEETEAVLKPAAVADRLARLSGEWATVGTGWQAWPDLAKESGLTLSSGEVELPAAEDMLPLAIQLLAAGKTVAVEHAEPVYLRNEVAWKKLPGRE encoded by the coding sequence ATGCGAATTTTGGCTATCGATACCGCCACGGAGGCGTGCTCCGCGGCGCTGTGGAATGATGGCGCCCAGAGCGCCCATTTTGAAATTTGTCCTCGCGAACACACCCAACGTATCCTGCCTCTGGTGCAGGAGGTCCTCACTGAAAGCGGCACTACGCTGAATGAACTGGACGCGCTGGCCTTTGGCCGCGGTCCGGGCAGCTTTACCGGCGTACGTATTGGTATCGGTATTGCGCAAGGACTGGCGCTGGGCGCTGAGTTGCCAATGATCGGCGTCTCTACGCTGGCGACGATGGCCCAGGGCGCGTGGCGCAAAACCGGCGCTACTCGTGTGCTGGCGGCTATTGACGCGCGTATGGGCGAGGTCTACTGGGCCGAGTATCAGCGCGACGAAGATGGCGTCTGGCACGGTGAAGAAACAGAAGCGGTCCTCAAACCGGCTGCGGTTGCCGACCGCCTGGCGCGGCTTTCCGGCGAATGGGCTACCGTCGGCACCGGCTGGCAGGCGTGGCCGGATCTGGCGAAAGAGAGCGGGCTGACCTTGAGCAGCGGCGAGGTCGAACTGCCGGCGGCAGAAGATATGCTGCCGCTGGCCATTCAGCTGCTGGCGGCGGGAAAAACCGTGGCCGTTGAGCATGCGGAACCCGTTTATTTG
- the yoaE gene encoding CNNM family cation transport protein YoaE: MEFLMDPTIWAGLLTLVVLEIVLGIDNLVFIAILADKLPPKQRDKARIIGLSLALIMRLGLLSVISWMVTLTKPLISIGDFSFSGRDLIMLVGGIFLLFKATTELHERLENRQHDAGHGKGYASFWVVVLQIVVLDAVFSLDAVITAVGMVNHLPVMMAAVVIAMILMLLASKPLTRFVNQHPTVVVLCLSFLLMIGLSLVAEGFGFHIPKGYLYAAIGFSITIEFFNQVARRNFIRHQSTLPLRARTADAILRLMGGRKQATVAHDSDSPAAVPVPEGAFAEEERYMINGVLTLAQRSLRSIMTPRGEISWVDAEQSEDEIRRQLLSSPHSMFPVCRGELDEIIGIVRAKEMLVALEAGENVAAMASASPAIVVPETLDPINLLGVLRRARGSFVIVTNEFGVVQGLVTPLDVLEAIAGEFPDADETPEIVLDGEGWLIKGSTDLHALQQALGLDDLVNEDDDIATVAGLVISANGHIPRIGDVVELPPLQFTIVEANDYRVDLVRVIKTVHDNDEEE, from the coding sequence ATGGAATTCTTAATGGATCCCACCATCTGGGCTGGCCTGCTGACGCTGGTAGTCCTCGAAATTGTTCTGGGTATCGATAACCTGGTCTTTATCGCCATCCTTGCCGATAAACTGCCGCCAAAACAGCGTGATAAGGCACGTATAATCGGCCTGTCGCTGGCGCTGATTATGCGCCTGGGGCTGCTCTCGGTTATCTCGTGGATGGTCACGTTGACCAAGCCTTTGATAAGCATAGGCGATTTTTCGTTCTCCGGGCGCGATCTGATCATGCTGGTCGGCGGTATCTTCCTGCTATTCAAGGCGACGACAGAGCTTCATGAACGACTGGAAAACCGCCAGCATGATGCCGGTCACGGCAAAGGCTATGCCAGCTTCTGGGTCGTCGTGTTACAAATTGTGGTGCTGGATGCCGTCTTCTCGCTTGATGCGGTGATTACCGCCGTTGGCATGGTAAACCATTTGCCGGTGATGATGGCTGCGGTCGTGATCGCGATGATCCTGATGCTGCTGGCCTCGAAGCCGTTAACCCGCTTCGTGAACCAACATCCGACGGTTGTCGTGCTGTGTCTGAGCTTCCTGCTGATGATTGGTCTGAGTCTGGTGGCAGAAGGCTTTGGCTTCCATATTCCGAAGGGTTACCTGTACGCGGCGATTGGCTTCTCGATTACCATTGAATTCTTTAACCAGGTGGCGCGGCGTAACTTTATCCGCCACCAGTCGACGTTGCCGCTGCGCGCGCGTACCGCTGATGCGATTCTGCGCTTGATGGGCGGTCGCAAACAGGCGACCGTGGCGCACGATAGCGATAGCCCGGCGGCAGTGCCGGTGCCGGAAGGGGCGTTTGCTGAAGAAGAACGCTATATGATTAACGGCGTGCTGACCCTGGCGCAGCGCTCATTGCGCAGTATCATGACTCCGCGAGGCGAAATTAGCTGGGTGGATGCTGAGCAGAGCGAAGACGAAATTCGTCGCCAGCTGCTTTCTTCCCCGCACAGCATGTTCCCGGTTTGCCGCGGCGAACTTGATGAAATCATTGGTATTGTACGCGCCAAAGAGATGCTGGTGGCGCTGGAAGCGGGCGAGAACGTTGCCGCGATGGCATCCGCTTCCCCGGCGATTGTGGTGCCGGAAACGCTGGATCCGATCAATCTGCTGGGCGTGCTGCGCCGGGCGCGCGGCAGTTTTGTCATCGTCACCAACGAATTTGGCGTGGTGCAGGGTCTGGTGACGCCGCTGGACGTCCTGGAAGCCATCGCTGGTGAGTTCCCGGACGCCGACGAAACGCCGGAAATTGTGCTGGATGGCGAGGGTTGGCTAATCAAAGGGTCAACCGACCTCCACGCGCTGCAGCAGGCGCTGGGGCTGGACGACCTGGTCAACGAAGACGATGATATCGCGACCGTTGCCGGGCTGGTTATCTCCGCGAACGGTCATATCCCGCGGATAGGCGATGTTGTCGAACTGCCGCCGCTGCAGTTCACCATCGTTGAAGCCAATGATTATCGCGTCGATCTGGTACGGGTCATTAAAACCGTCCACGATAACGACGAAGAAGAGTAA
- a CDS encoding EAL domain-containing protein has translation MQNAQKVISTYRRKRILVCLAVAFLTLAVTLTIRFISQRSQNQQRIQTVTRNMVIAMDNILQPLAAKHATLLSMVGKPCQDVHLELRKTAATLQTVRSIILVQSGMAYCSSIFGPRHVAIHQLQPTLPAVNPLLAFSTDNSLLKGTPVLIQWYPSSVSGADGALLIINIELLGELILKEKSSLISDISLTVGNKSFLSDVGVVASDRLPGLPIIYRQSSSQFPFTINISGPGASAVALEELPAELPLALMFSLLMTGIAWLTTAGRMTFSREITLGIAAHEFEVWCQPLQDLRTQECCGVEILLRWNNPRRGNISPDVFIPIAEGYNLIVPLTRYVIAETARRLHYFPQDANFHIGINVAARHFSNGELLRDLHTYWFSANPVQQLVVELTERDVLREGDHHMAEHLHFKGVQLAIDDFGTGNSSLSWLEKLRPDVLKIDKSYTGAIGIDGVNATVTDMIIALAHRLKIVTIAEGVETQEQKIYMRSHGVDLLQGYYYARPLPVEDFPRWLAEEKHRLAATGGKKQPAGQV, from the coding sequence ATGCAAAATGCACAGAAGGTCATTTCGACATACCGCCGCAAGCGCATTCTGGTGTGCCTGGCCGTTGCATTTCTGACACTTGCCGTCACCCTGACAATCCGATTTATTTCACAGCGTAGCCAAAATCAACAGCGCATCCAGACGGTGACCCGCAATATGGTGATCGCGATGGACAATATCCTGCAGCCGCTGGCGGCAAAACACGCTACCCTGCTGAGTATGGTGGGCAAACCCTGTCAGGATGTGCATCTTGAGCTGCGTAAAACCGCAGCCACTCTACAGACCGTACGCTCAATCATCCTTGTTCAATCCGGGATGGCCTACTGCTCCAGTATTTTTGGCCCACGCCATGTGGCCATTCATCAGCTGCAGCCAACGTTGCCGGCAGTCAACCCGCTGTTGGCCTTTTCAACCGATAACTCGCTGCTCAAAGGCACACCGGTACTGATTCAGTGGTATCCCTCTTCCGTAAGCGGTGCCGACGGCGCGTTGTTAATTATCAATATTGAGCTGCTTGGCGAATTGATTCTCAAAGAAAAATCATCGTTGATAAGCGACATCAGCCTCACGGTAGGCAACAAGAGTTTTCTCAGCGATGTTGGCGTCGTTGCAAGCGATCGGTTGCCGGGTCTGCCGATAATTTACCGGCAAAGCTCCAGCCAGTTTCCCTTTACCATCAACATCAGCGGCCCGGGAGCCTCCGCGGTAGCCTTAGAAGAACTGCCCGCCGAATTACCGCTGGCGCTGATGTTCAGCCTGTTGATGACCGGTATCGCCTGGTTGACGACCGCAGGACGAATGACTTTCTCGCGCGAAATAACCCTGGGTATCGCCGCCCACGAGTTCGAGGTATGGTGCCAGCCGCTGCAGGATTTACGTACTCAGGAGTGTTGTGGCGTGGAAATTTTGCTGCGCTGGAACAATCCGCGCCGCGGAAATATCTCGCCGGATGTTTTTATCCCGATTGCTGAAGGCTACAACCTGATAGTCCCCCTGACCCGCTACGTCATCGCTGAAACCGCCCGCCGGCTGCATTATTTCCCGCAGGATGCCAATTTTCATATTGGTATTAACGTGGCGGCGCGTCATTTCAGCAACGGCGAGCTGCTGCGCGATCTGCACACCTATTGGTTCAGCGCTAATCCGGTACAGCAGCTGGTGGTCGAGCTGACCGAACGCGATGTCCTGCGTGAAGGCGATCATCACATGGCAGAGCACCTGCATTTTAAAGGCGTCCAGCTGGCTATTGATGACTTTGGCACCGGTAACAGTTCGCTATCCTGGCTGGAAAAACTTCGCCCGGATGTACTGAAAATTGATAAATCTTATACCGGCGCCATTGGCATTGATGGGGTCAACGCGACGGTGACCGATATGATTATCGCCCTGGCGCACCGGCTCAAAATCGTCACCATTGCCGAAGGCGTCGAAACTCAGGAACAGAAGATTTACATGCGTAGCCACGGCGTGGATTTACTACAGGGATATTATTATGCCCGCCCGTTGCCGGTGGAGGATTTTCCGCGCTGGCTGGCGGAAGAGAAGCACCGTCTGGCGGCGACTGGGGGTAAAAAACAACCCGCCGGGCAAGTTTAG
- the sdaA gene encoding L-serine ammonia-lyase, producing MISIFDMFKVGIGPSSSHTVGPMKAGKQFVDDLVEKGLLNEVTRVAVDVYGSLSLTGKGHHTDIAIIMGLAGNLPATVDIDAIPAFIRDVETRGRLLLANGQHEVDFPADDGMRFRSDNLPLHENGMTIHAWAGEKEIYSKTYYSIGGGFIVDEEHFGKEDASELQVPYPFKSAQEMLGYCKETGLSLSGMVMQNELALHSKQEIEAYFENVWQTMRACIDRGMNTEGVLPGPLRVPRRASALRRLLVASDKLSNDPMNVVDWVNMFALAVNEENAAGGRVVTAPTNGACGIVPAVLAYYDHFIESVSPDIYIRYFMASGAIGALYKMNASISGAEVGCQGEVGVACSMAAAGLAELLGASPEQVCVAAEIGMEHNLGLTCDPVAGQVQVPCIERNAIASVKAINAARMAMRRTSEPRVSLDKVIETMYETGKDMNAKYRETSRGGLAIKVQCD from the coding sequence GTGATTAGTATATTCGACATGTTCAAGGTGGGGATTGGTCCCTCATCTTCCCATACTGTAGGGCCGATGAAGGCCGGTAAACAGTTCGTCGATGACCTGGTCGAAAAGGGATTGCTTAATGAAGTGACGCGCGTCGCCGTTGACGTCTATGGGTCGCTTTCATTAACCGGCAAAGGCCACCACACGGACATCGCCATTATCATGGGACTGGCGGGCAATCTGCCTGCGACGGTCGATATTGACGCGATCCCGGCATTTATCCGCGACGTAGAAACCCGCGGCCGTCTGCTGCTGGCAAACGGGCAACACGAAGTCGACTTCCCGGCGGATGACGGCATGCGTTTTCGTAGCGACAACCTGCCGCTGCACGAAAACGGCATGACTATCCATGCGTGGGCCGGCGAGAAAGAAATCTACAGCAAGACTTACTATTCAATCGGCGGCGGTTTTATCGTCGACGAAGAGCATTTCGGCAAAGAAGACGCGAGCGAACTGCAGGTTCCGTATCCGTTTAAATCGGCACAGGAAATGCTGGGCTACTGCAAAGAAACCGGTCTGTCGCTCTCCGGCATGGTGATGCAAAACGAACTGGCGCTGCACAGCAAGCAAGAGATCGAGGCCTATTTTGAAAACGTCTGGCAAACCATGCGCGCCTGTATCGATCGCGGCATGAACACCGAAGGTGTGCTGCCGGGGCCGCTGCGCGTGCCGCGTCGCGCTTCGGCGCTGCGTCGTCTGCTGGTCGCCAGCGATAAGCTGTCTAATGACCCGATGAATGTTGTCGACTGGGTGAACATGTTCGCGCTGGCGGTCAACGAAGAGAACGCCGCAGGTGGCCGCGTTGTTACCGCGCCGACCAACGGCGCCTGTGGTATCGTTCCGGCAGTGCTCGCCTACTACGATCACTTTATCGAGTCCGTCAGCCCGGATATCTATATTCGCTACTTTATGGCGTCCGGCGCGATTGGCGCGCTGTACAAGATGAACGCGTCCATTTCCGGCGCGGAAGTCGGCTGTCAGGGCGAAGTCGGCGTCGCCTGTTCAATGGCAGCGGCGGGCCTGGCTGAACTGCTTGGCGCCAGCCCGGAGCAGGTTTGCGTGGCGGCGGAAATCGGCATGGAACATAACCTCGGCCTGACCTGCGACCCGGTCGCCGGCCAGGTTCAGGTGCCGTGCATCGAGCGAAACGCTATCGCCTCCGTGAAGGCGATTAACGCCGCGCGTATGGCGATGCGCCGCACCAGCGAACCGCGCGTCTCTCTCGATAAAGTTATCGAGACCATGTACGAAACGGGTAAAGACATGAACGCCAAATATCGCGAAACCTCTCGCGGCGGCCTGGCGATCAAAGTCCAGTGTGACTAA
- the manX gene encoding PTS mannose transporter subunit IIAB — protein sequence MTIAIVIGTHGWAAEQLLKTAEMLLGEQENVGWIDFVPGENAETLIEKYNAQLAKLDTTKGVLFLVDTWGGSPFNAASRIVVDKENYEVIAGVNVPMLVETFMARDDDPSFDELVALAVETGSEGVKALKAKPVEKAAPVQAAAPKAATPAKPMGPNDYMVIGLARIDDRLIHGQVATRWTKETNVTRIIVVSDEVAADTVRKTLLTQVAPPGVTAHVVDVAKMIRVYNNPKYAGERVMLLFTNPTDVERIVEGGVKITSVNIGGMAFRQGKTQVNNAISVDATDIEAFKKLNARGIELEARKVSTDQKLKMMDLIAKVGN from the coding sequence GTGACGATTGCTATTGTAATAGGCACACATGGTTGGGCTGCAGAACAACTGCTGAAAACCGCAGAAATGCTGTTGGGCGAGCAGGAAAACGTTGGCTGGATCGATTTCGTTCCTGGCGAAAATGCCGAAACGCTGATCGAAAAGTACAATGCACAGCTGGCAAAACTGGATACCACAAAAGGCGTGCTGTTCCTCGTTGATACGTGGGGCGGTAGTCCATTTAACGCGGCAAGCCGCATTGTTGTTGATAAAGAAAACTATGAAGTGATCGCTGGCGTCAACGTCCCGATGCTGGTTGAAACCTTCATGGCTCGCGATGACGATCCGTCGTTTGATGAGCTGGTGGCGCTGGCGGTGGAAACCGGTAGCGAAGGCGTGAAAGCGCTGAAAGCCAAACCGGTTGAAAAAGCGGCGCCGGTTCAGGCTGCCGCGCCGAAAGCGGCAACGCCCGCTAAACCGATGGGTCCAAATGATTACATGGTGATTGGCCTGGCGCGTATCGATGACCGTCTTATCCACGGCCAGGTTGCGACCCGCTGGACCAAAGAGACTAACGTCACCCGCATTATCGTGGTCAGCGATGAAGTTGCCGCCGACACGGTGCGCAAAACGCTGCTGACCCAGGTGGCTCCTCCGGGCGTGACCGCTCACGTTGTTGATGTCGCGAAGATGATTCGCGTCTACAACAACCCGAAATACGCCGGCGAGCGTGTCATGCTGCTGTTCACTAACCCAACGGACGTTGAACGTATTGTTGAAGGCGGCGTGAAAATTACCAGCGTCAACATCGGCGGTATGGCTTTCCGCCAGGGTAAAACGCAGGTCAATAACGCGATTTCGGTCGATGCGACAGATATCGAAGCATTCAAGAAGTTGAATGCCCGCGGTATTGAACTGGAAGCGCGTAAAGTTTCCACCGACCAGAAACTGAAAATGATGGATTTGATCGCCAAGGTGGGTAATTAA
- a CDS encoding YoaH family protein — translation MFAGLPSLSHEQQQKAVERIQELMAQGMSSGQAIALVADELRATHTGDRIVARFEDDDEDE, via the coding sequence ATGTTTGCAGGTTTACCTTCGCTGAGCCATGAGCAACAGCAAAAAGCGGTCGAACGTATTCAGGAATTGATGGCGCAGGGAATGAGCAGCGGCCAGGCAATCGCCCTGGTGGCCGATGAACTGCGCGCCACGCACACCGGTGACCGGATCGTAGCGCGCTTCGAAGATGACGACGAAGACGAGTAA